Proteins co-encoded in one Brassica rapa cultivar Chiifu-401-42 chromosome A02, CAAS_Brap_v3.01, whole genome shotgun sequence genomic window:
- the LOC103854330 gene encoding trichohyalin, which yields MKKVSLLCLCCITILATSLSFNVVSAHEIAVNAPNTIKDIESYISNRAIGFVLKLEDECPIREKLRSFFEKLKDLLKLESSVTPMIEENEPKTFMSHMKSKADNLLQTMLMIGRGLLSSSVRKEMFKVMKSLTELHAAIGKVITEKHIKGDESMSLSLEQKNAVENAVSQWEVTITRIVEIVVEVKSKSSSAASGEESSNTGQNSTSVNETTLESNKGNSESMQENSDNVSESNEDSKNDVAMKAKEGNRVEDVKGDVNNEKQLEVQGGSIDSNTNTSLDAKEDINSEVKANTDGSSITKNLEEAKGNSGVLTNDNNLENKGSEVTLNDGDHTKENGEETQENNGEVVMNENLENNKDNKEVKDDGLVETKKNHETSMEENREHTQRGTEVSMNEENMHTKSGNADSNKEKEVEVQGENIGDSTKDVNLENKEDFKGDANSEKKLEVQGGNNGDSQINKNLDTKEDVKSEVDARNDGSSMTEESETQGNDEVSTKNTNLENKGSEATLNDEYHTKENGKNTQENNAELVNDENLEKNKDNKEVKDNGLVETNTDHENSTEKKREHIQGGTEVSINEKKMHTNSGNADSNKEKEVEVQGESIGNTTKDLNLENEEDLKGDANSEKPLEVQEGSIGDSHINKNLDTKNGVKSEVDARNDGSSMTESEDTKGNGQFFTKDTTLENKESEARINDEDHTKENGEETKENNGELVKDENLENNKDNKEVKDDGFVETKTNHENSTEEKREHTQGGTEVSMNGEVMPTKGGNVDSNKESEVEFQGESIGNSTKDINLKDKEDVKSKVETNKNDESSMKEKQRYSQGNDRVSTKDQNLESIGAHKETMNHKTVEAMKNNGDQMKDKREENQQRESMKDENSENKEDKNELKDNELVETKTSNESSVKENKEEAQGSNEVSMNGQMDSLGANVDSNNKEAVEFKKRHVEDSNKDSKPKVEAIKNEGNSMEEKGEVAEGNNGVSTEDKNLENIESEQELKNNIPAETKTNKETTMEENKEKDHVNNDESTYDGNKNESKDDKLDKTKKNKKDHMDKKWREAKGNEKSFMREHQKEVSVDNKGDKKEIKDGKPLEVKENKENKEETQRNSSGQYTNVDNKEGKDDKSKEAKENKESSNNKIQEKVQGSGRDTTKVDRKKDRSSIDNMDIEVQKGSEESMKEAERKEHEKNKSTKIEKEEKKQKEHEEHKSKKKEEEKRKEHEKNKLKENDDDKKKQKEHSGYKSKKKEKEKRKEHKEHKSKRNEEERKDHERNKLKNEEEKKKQKEHEEHISKKKEEEKRKEYERNKSKKNEEEKKKQKEHEEHISKKKEEEKRKEHERNKLKNEEDKKKQKEHEERISKKKEDEKRKEYEKNKSKKNEEDRKKHKEHISKKKAEAKRKEQEKNKSMKSEEEQKRQKEYEEHISKKKEENKRIEHERNKLMNGEEKKKQKEHEEHISKKKEEEKENEHEKNKSKKNEEEKNKQKEHQEHISRKKEEEKRIEHERNHLKNEEDKKKQKEHEEHISKKKKEEKMKEQENNKSKKNEEEKKKQKEHEEHTSKKNEEKKKKKKKKEHEKNKSKKNEEEKKKQKEHNEHLSKKKEEEHRIEHERNKLKNEEEKKKQKEHEEHISKNMEEKKRKEHEQNKSKKNEEEKNKQKENDEHMSRKKEEEKRIEHERNKLKNEEEKKKHKEHEEHKSKKKEEEKKKEHERNKLRKNEEENKKQKEHEKHISQKKEEDKRKEHEEHTSKKKEEEKRKEHEKNKAKKNEEEKMKEHEKNKSKKNEDKKSEHEQYKSKKTHKENKSNNNEEEETKKGEYEETKSKKNEEQKKREREEEKKKEHEENKFKKEEERKDERYDIRTTLKIKNNKRKKEKTKEDVKMSNDDKSKDHEKEMLANAKEKSEESEKEMQAETLSRSEESDKEMQADAPTKSEESVKEMQTKTHARSEESEKKIQAEAQARSEEHEKNMQAEAQAKSEVSEKETQTKDQAKNEEPEKEMQANAHTENEESEKEMQAEAHARSEESEKEMQEEAQVKSVESEKRKHTKAQAENEDSSMKKQEEIQETNVGEKKDQGDLKEEGSADGKTTEIKEGSIEEDSKDGETVENNGVNEEAMEEHSKDGKVVETNGGKEDSMEEGPKDEKLIKDNENTTEISGGKNSTVGDSSSDDGKIVENNGGKEDSLEEGEDGKTVEMHGGKNSTEEVSKDSTTEINGGKEDSIEEISKDGDIDEINRDKEDSMKEGSENGKTAEIDGRKEVPIEEGSKDGKTLENKNSTESSVEEGSKDSQTVEVNEGQDKSMEKGNGSQEVTMEEGSKDGNTTELNGSKDNSMEEGSTDGNTVETDGVKEDSMKDKATEVQGNNNSSTSDTSMATEVQGHNNSSTSDTSTDVKGDSAYINEDSTKNTTLEAQGGSAGGSTNGTIGETTKSNDSMSNQNVQHVEGDSIDINEDSTKNKTMEAQGGGVGDSTNGEKEETTESNDTMNNQNVQHGENNANSTNNQTSESSSTEKKVTTDIESSTSKEVTSFISNLEHKSPGTQEFQSFFQKLKDYMKYAWPVSSTFEATDSRSYMSEMTNMATKVSDAMAVLQAKKLGSGLMKTTLQGYQQEVMKTLTILQSVLSKAVSGQQSQNSGSLTLTLSQQQAIKEITLKWEQVMSQFVRVATESEKQFSMETSTGNGFHMKKSFSSSSSSSSSSSSSPGLDFNLNSESPEMVDVNS from the exons ATGAAAAAAGTTTCTTTGTTGTGCTTATGTTGCATCACCATCTTGGCAACAAGTTTAAGCTTCAATGTAGTTTCAGCACACGAGATAGCCGTGAATGCGCCAAATACGATTAAAGATATAGAGTCATACATCTCTAACAGAGCCATTGGGTTTGTTTTAAAGCTGGAAGATGAGTGTCCGATAAGAGAAAAGCTAAGATCATTCTTTGAGAAACTAAAGGATCTCTTGAAGTTGGAGTCCTCTGTTACACCGATGATCGAAGAAAATGAGCCCAAAACGTTCATGTCCCATATGAAATCGAAAGCCGATAATCTCCTCCAAACGATGTTGATGATTGGGAGAGGACTG TTGAGTTCAAGTGTAAGGAAGGAGATGTTTAAAGTGATGAAATCGCTCACTGAGTTACATGCTGCGATTGGTAAAGTTATTACGGAGAAACATATAAAAGGGGACGAATCAATGTCACTTTCTTTGGAACAAAAGAACGCCGTCGAAAATGCAGTATCTCAATGGGAAGTAACAATCACCCGAATCGTGGAGATTGTTGTAGAAGTTAAGTCAAAAAGTTCAAGTGCGGCTTCAGGGGAAGAGAGCAGTAATACTGGTCAAAACAGCACTTCGGTGAATGAAACCACGTTGGAGTCAAATAAAGGAAATTCCGAGTCCATGCAAGAAAATTCAGATAATGTTAGTGAAAGCAATGAAGATTCCAAAAACGATGTAGCAATGAAGGCTAAAGAAGGCAATAGAGTAGAAGATGTTAAAGGAG ATGTGAATAATGAGAAGCAATTAGAAGTTCAAGGAGGGAGTATTGATTCGAATACTAATACGAGCTTGGATGCTAAAGAGGATATTAACTCAGAGGTCAAGGCTAATACTGATGGAAGTTCCATTACTAAGAACTTGGAAGAAGCTAAAGGAAATAGTGGAGTTTTAACAAATGATAATAATTTGGAGAACAAAGGGAGTGAGGTTACACTAAATGATGGAGATCACACGAAGGAAAATGGTGAAGAGACTCAAGAAAACAATGGAGAAGTAGTGATGAATGAGAACTTAGAGAACAACAAAGATAATAAAGAAGTGAAGGATGATGGATTGGTAGAGACTAAGAAAAATCATGAAACTTCTATGGAAGAAAATCGAGAACATACTCAAAGAGGAACTGAAGTTTCTATGAATGAAGAAAACATGCATACCAAAAGTGGAAATGCTGATTCTAATAAGGAGAAGGAAGTAGAGGTTCAAGGAGAAAATATTGGAGACTCTACTAAAGATGTAAATTTGGAGaataaagaagattttaaaGGAG ATGCTAATAGTGAGAAGAAATTAGAAGTTCAAGGAGGAAACAATGGAGATTCACAAATTAACAAGAATTTAGATACTAAAGAAGATGTTAAGTCGGAGGTTGATGCTAGAAATGATGGAAGTTCGATGACTGAAGAGTCGGAAACTCAAGGAAATGATGAAGTTTCTACAAAGAATACTAACTTGGAGAATAAAGGAAGTGAGGCTACATTAAATGATGAATACCACACAAAAGAAAATGGGAAAAATACTCAAGAAAACAATGCAGAACTAGTGAATGATGAGAACTTGgagaaaaataaagataataaaGAAGTGAAGGATAATGGATTGGTGGAGACTAACACAGATCATGAAAATTCTACGGAAAAAAAGCGAGAACATATTCAAGGAGGCACTGAAGTTtctataaatgaaaaaaagatgCATACCAACAGTGGAAATGCTGATTCTAATAAGGAGAAGGAAGTAGAGGTTCAAGGAGAAAGTATTGGAAACACCACCAAAGATCTAAATTTAGAGAATGAAGAAGACCTTAAAGGAG ATGCTAATAgtgagaagccattagaggtTCAAGAAGGAAGTATTGGAGATTCACACATTAACAAGAATTTGGATACTAAAAATGGTGTTAAGTCAGAGGTTGATGCTAGAAATGATGGAAGTTCCATGACTGAATCGGAAGACACTAAAGGAAATGGTCAATTTTTTACAAAGGATACTACCTtggagaataaagagagtgagGCTAGAATAAATGATGAAGATCACACAAAGGAAAATGGGGAAGAGACTAAAGAAAATAATGGAGAACTAGTGAAAGAtgaaaacttggagaacaacAAAGATAATAAAGAAGTGAAGGATGATGGTTTTGTAGAGACTAAGACAAATCATGAAAATTCTACTGAAGAAAAGAGAGAACATACTCAAGGAGGAACTGAAGTCTCTATGAATGGAGAAGTGATGCCTACCAAAGGTGGAAATGTAGATTCTAATAAGGAGAGTGAAGTAGAGTTTCAAGGAGAAAGTATTGGGAACTCAACCAAAGATATAAATTTGAAGGATAAAGAAGATGTTAAGTCGAAAGTAGAGACTAATAAAAATGATGAAAGTTCCATGAAGGAGAAGCAAAGATATTCTCAAGGAAATGATCGAGTTTCaacaaaagatcaaaacttGGAGAGCATAGGAGCACACAAAGAGACTATGAATCACAAAACAGTAGAGGCTATGAAAAATAATGGAGATCAGATGAAGGATAAGAGGGAAGAAAATCAACAAAGAGAATCAATGAAGGATGAGAACTCAGAGAACAAAGAGGATAAAAATGAATTGAAGGACAATGAATTAGTAGAGACGAAGACAAGTAATGAAAGTTCTGTAAAAGAAAACAAGGAAGAGGCTCAAGGAAGTAATGAAGTTTCGATGAATGGTCAAATGGATTCCTTAGGTGCAAATGTGGATTCTAATAATAAGGAGGCTGTAGAGTTTAAAAAAAGACATGTTGAAGACTCGAATAAAGATTCTAAACCTAAGGTAGAGGCAATAAAAAATGAAGGCAATTCCATGGAAGAGAAGGGAGAAGTGGCTGAAGGGAACAATGGAGTTTCAACAGAGGATAAGAACTTAGAGAACATCGAAAGTGAACAAGAATTAAAGAACAATATACCAGCAGAGACGAAGACCAACAAAGAAACTACTATGGAAGAAAATAAAGAGAAGGATCATGTAAACAATGATGAGTCCACATATGATGGAAATAAGAACGAGTCTAAAGATGATAAGTTGGACAAgactaagaaaaataaaaaagatcatATGGATAAAAAGTGGCGAGAGGCTAAGGGAAATGAAAAAAGTTTTATGAGAGAACACCAAAAAGAGGTTAGTGTTGACAACAAAGGCGACAAGAAAGAGATTAAGGATGGAAAACCGCTGGAAGTTAAAGAAAATAaggaaaacaaagaagaaactCAAAGAAACAGTAGTGGACAATACACAAACGTAGACAATAAAGAAGGTAAGGATGACAAATCAAAAGAGGCTAAAGAAAATAAGGAAAGTTCTAACAATAAAATACAAGAAAAAGTGCAAGGAAGCGGTAGAGATACAACTAAGGTAGACAGAAAAAAAGATAGAAGCTCTATAGATAACATGGACATAGAGGTTCAAAAAGGAAGTGAAGAGTCAATGAAAGAGGCAGAAAGAAAAGagcatgaaaaaaataaatctacGAAAATtgaaaaagaggaaaaaaagcAGAAAGAGCACGAAGAACACAAATccaagaagaaagaagaagagaaaaggaaagagcatgaaaaaaataagttgaaggaaaatgatgatgataaaaagaagcaaaaagaaCACAGTGGATACAAatccaaaaagaaagaaaaagagaaaaggaaagaacACAAAGAACACAAATCCAAGAGaaatgaagaagagagaaaagatcacgaaagaaacaaattgaagaatgaagaagagaaaaagaaacagaaagagCACGAAGAACACATAtccaaaaagaaagaagaagagaaaagaaaagagtacgaaagaaacaaatcaaagaaaaatgaagaagagaaaaaaaagcaGAAAGAGCACGAAGAACACATATCcaaaaagaaggaagaagaaaaaaggaaagagcacgaaagaaacaaattaaagaaTGAAGAAGACAAAAAGAAGCAGAAAGAACACGAAGAACGCATATCCAAAAAGAAGGAAGATGAGAAAAGGAAAGAGTACGAAAAAAACAAATCGaagaaaaatgaagaagatCGAAAGAAGCACAAAGAACACATATCCAAAAAGAAAGCAGAAGCGAAAAGGAAAGagcaagaaaaaaacaaatcgaTGAAAAGTGAAGAAGAGCAAAAAAGGCAGAAAGAGTACGAAGAACACATAtccaaaaagaaagaagaaaataaaaggaTAGAGCACGAAAGAAACAAATTGATGAATGGAGAAGAGAAAAAGAAGCAGAAAGAGCATGAAGAACACATAtccaaaaaaaaggaagaagagaaagagaatgAGCACGAGAAAAACAAATCGAAGaaaaatgaagaagagaaaaataaGCAGAAAGAGCACCAAGAACACATAtccagaaagaaagaagaagagaaaaggaTAGAGCACGAAAGAAACCATCTGAAGAATGAAGAAGACAAAAAGAAGCAGAAAGAGCACGAAGAACACatatccaaaaagaaaaaagaagagaaaatgaaagagcaggaaaataacaaatcaaagaaaaatgaagaagagaaaaagaagcaaaaagagCATGAAGAACATACATCCAAAAAgaatgaagaaaagaaaaagaaaaagaaaaagaaagagcaCGAAAAAAATAAATCGAAGaaaaatgaagaagagaaaaagaagcAGAAAGAGCACAATGAACACTTAtctaaaaagaaagaagaagagcatAGGATAGAGCATGAAAGAAACAAATTGAAgaatgaagaagagaaaaagaagcAGAAAGAGCACGAAGAACATATATCCAAAAATatggaagaaaagaaaaggaaagagcACGAACAAAACAAATCGAAGaaaaatgaagaagagaaaaataaGCAGAAAGAGAACGACGAACACATGTctagaaagaaagaagaagagaaaaggaTAGAGCATGAAAGAAACAAACTGAAgaatgaagaagagaaaaagaagcATAAAGAGCACGAAGAACACAAAtccaaaaagaaagaagaagagaaaaagaaagagcaCGAAAGAAACAAATTGagaaaaaatgaagaagaaaataagaagcaGAAAGAGCATGAAAAACACATATcccaaaagaaagaagaagataaaaggaAAGAGCATGAAGAACACACAtccaaaaagaaagaagaagagaaaagaaaagagcaCGAAAAAAACAAAGCCAAGaaaaatgaagaagagaaaatgaaagagcACGAAAAAAATAAATCCAAGAAAAATGAAGATAAAAAGAGTGAGCATGAACAATACAAATCTAAGAAAACgcacaaagaaaacaaatccaATAACAATGAAGAAGAGGAAACGAAAAAGGGAGAATATGAAGAAACCAAATCCAAGAAAAATGAAGAACAAAAGAAGAGAGAAcgtgaagaagagaaaaagaaagaacatgaagaaaacaaatttaaaaaagaagaagaaagaaaagatgaaAGATACGACATACGAACAACTCTAAAAATCAAGAAtaataagagaaaaaaagagaagaccAAAGAAGACGTAAAAATGTCTAATGATGATAAATCAAAAGATCATGAAAAAGAAATGCTAGCAAATGCTAAAGAAAAGAGTGAGGAAAGTGAAAAAGAAATGCAAGCAGAGACTCTATCAAGGAGTGAGGAATCAGATAAAGAAATGCAAGCAGATGCTCCAACAAAGAGTGAGGAATCTGTAAAAGAAATGCAAACAAAGACTCATGCAAGGAGTGAAGAATCTGAGAAAAAAATACAAGCAGAGGCTCAAGCAAGGAGTGAAGAACATGAGAAAAATATGCAAGCAGAAGCTCAAGCAAAAAGTGAGGTATCTGAAAAAGAAACGCAAACAAAAGATCAAGCAAAGAATGAAGAACCAGAGAAAGAAATGCAAGCAAATGCTCACACTGAAAATGAGGAATCCGAGAAAGAAATGCAAGCAGAAGCTCACGCAAGGAGTGAGGAATCTGAAAAAGAAATGCAAGAAGAAGCTCAAGTAAAGAGTGTTGAATCTGAGAAAAGAAAGCACACAAAGGCTCAAGCAGAAAATGAAGATTCCTCGATGAAAAAGCAAGAAGAaattcaagaaacaaatgtgGGTGAAAAGAAAGATCAAGGTGATCTTAAAGAGGAAGGTTCCGCAGATGGCAAAACAACTGAAATCAAAGAAGGTTCTATAGAAGAAGACTCCAAAGATGGTGAAACTGTTGAAAACAATGGAGTTAATGAAGAAGCCATGGAAGAACATTCCAAAGATGGCAAGGTAGTTGAAACCAATGGAGGTAAAGAAGATTCCATGGAAGAAGGTCCCAAAGATGAAAAGTTAATTAAAGATAATGAAAACACAACTGAAATAAGTGGAGGCAAAAATTCAACGGTGGGAGATTCATCTTCTGATGATGGTAAGATAGTGGAAAACAATGGTGGCAAAGAAGATTCCCTGGAGGAAGGTGAAGATGGTAAAACAGTTGAAATGCATGGAGGTAAAAATTCCACTGAAGAAGTTTCTAAAGATAGTACGACAGAAATTAATGGTGGTAAAGAAGATTCAATAGAAGAAATCTCTAAGGATGGTGATATAGATGAAATAAATAGAGATAAAGAAGATTCCATGAAGGAAGGTTCTGAAAATGGTAAGACAGCTGAAATCGATGGAAGAAAAGAAGTTCCAATAGAAGAAGGTTCTAAAGATGGTAAGACACTTGAGAATAAGAATAGTACAGAAAGTTCGGTAGAGGAAGGTTCTAAAGATAGTCAGACAGTAGAAGTCAATGAAGGCCAAGATAAATCCATGGAGAAAGGTAATGGAAGTCAAGAAGTAACCATGGAAGAAGGTTCAAAGGATGGTAATACAACTGAACTAAATGGAAGTAAAGATAACTCAATGGAGGAAGGTTCCACAGATGGTAATACAGTTGAAACGGATGGAGTCAAAGAAGATTCCATGAAAGATAAGGCGACGGAGGTTCAAGGAAACAATAATAGCTCCACAAGTGATACATCAATGGCGACAGAGGTTCAAGGACATAATAATAGCTCCACAAGCGATACATCAACGGATGTTAAAGGAGACAGCGCATACATCAATGAAGATTCTACAAAGAATACAACACTGGAAGCTCAAGGTGGTAGTGCTGGAGGCTCAACGAATGGTACAATAGGAGAGACTACAAAGAGTAATGATTCCATGAGCAACCAAAACGTGCAGCATGTTGAAGGAGACAGCATAGACATCAATGAAGATTCTACAAAGAACAAGACAATGGAAGCTCAAGGTGGAGGTGTTGGAGACTCAACGAATGGTGAAAAAGAAGAGACTACAGAGAGTAATGATACTATGAACAACCAAAACGTGCAGCATGGAGAAAACAATGCAAATTCCACAAATAACCAAACATCAGAAAGTTCCTCAACGGAAAAAAAAGTGACAACAGATATCGAGAGCAGTACTTCAAAAGAAGTCACAAGTTTCATATCAAACCTTGAGCACAAATCTCCAGGAACACAAGAGTTCCAGAGCTTCTTCCAGAAGCTTAAAGACTACATGAAATACGCATGGCCAGTATCTTCAACATTTGAGGCAACGGACTCAAGATCCTACATGAGTGAGATGACAAATATGGCAACAAAAGTCTCGGATGCTATGGCTGTCTTGCAAGCCAAGAAACTTGGGTCAGGACTG ATGAAAACAACACTACAAGGATATCAACaagaggtgatgaagactcttACCATCTTGCAATCGGTTTTGAGCAAAGCAGTATCGGGACAACAAAGCCAGAACTCTGGTTCCTTGACGCTTACGTTATCACAACAACAAGCAATTAAGGAAATAACTTTGAAATGGGAACAAGTGATGTCTCAGTTCGTAAGAGTTGCTACGGAGAGTGAGAAACAATTTTCAATGGAGACTTCCACTGGAAACGGCTTTCATATGAAAAAGAGTTTTAGCTCTAGCTCTAGCTCTAGTAGTAGCTCGAGTTCAAGTCCAGGTTTGGATTTCAATCTCAACAGTGAAAGTCCGGAGATGGTGGATGTTAATAGTTAG
- the LOC103854329 gene encoding loricrin, with amino-acid sequence MTRFPLAICLMCIIVASSTVYEAQGGFLLRHYLSKLPRLANEFEPFAFKIMIRFIDNLESLCSSKVEYKEFFSKLKAFLIFINSTAGKSSSSEFESQLKAHSEGLFKAITALGVKASADTSKLIESLMSMGKVMAEYKRSGSLTMTSEQRRVLITSMMKWAQVIGQFVKTVREKTGDGDIDLPSLGIGGGDDDAGSAGGGSSGSGSSSMGAVSAGGGSSGGGASSLGAGSAGGGSSGGGTSSMGAGSAGDGSSGSGSPYPGAGGTGGGSSGSGSSTMGAGNTGMGDGSTGGSGNPSSDSGTPSSETGSHAGGGGGSPGGSPTDSSTAGGGSSMGGGGSSSDTGSTTGAGGGSSGDTGSTTGAAGGSSGDAGSITGAAGGSSGDTGSTTGAGGGSSGDTGSTTGAAGGSSGDTGSTTGAAGGSSGDTGSTTGAAGGSSGDTGSTTGATGGSSGDTGSTTGVGGGSSGDTGSTTGAGGGSSGDTGSTTGATGGSSGDTGSTMGAEGGSSSDTGSTTGVGGGSSGAGGGSSGDTRSTTGAAGGSSGDTGSTMGAEGGSSGDTGSTTGAGGGSSGDTGSTTGAGGRSSGDTGSTTGAGGGSSGDTKSTTGAAGGSSGDTGSTTGAGGGSSGDTGSTTGAGGGSGSGGTSAGGASGSPTDDSSGSGESAGGETSGAGGSSGNTSNMSTEESSSMGGGKSSKDSKIATGGNASEESTSGGASGGSTKTTAAGERSMNNGDSYSDSTGGNTMGSPTGSPSGRGGSSFTGSETGSSSYQAGGASAGGPSGSTTDSSAAGANSMNSGYSAKGSSTTSAQGSTQGGSGLAEGASEGKSFKGKTGSTRYEGSSNYQKTHSKSLDKSSFSHSSEDKSSGNV; translated from the exons TTATGATTAGATTTATAGACAACCTTGAGAGCTTATGCTCCTCGAAAGTGGAGTACAAGGAGTTCTTCTCAAAACTGAAGGCTTTTTTGATCTTCATAAACTCAACAGCAGGGAAGTCTTCATCGTCAGAATTTGAGTCTCAGTTGAAAGCACATTCTGAGGGGCTCTTCAAGGCTATCACTGCATTGGGTGTCAAAGCATCG GCGGATACGAGcaagttgattgaaagtttgatGTCGATGGGAAAAGTTATGGCTGAGTATAAGAGGAGCGGTTCACTAACAATGACAAGTGAACAAAGGAGAGTGCTGATCACATCTATGATGAAATGGGCACAAGTAATTGGTCAGTTTGTGAAAACTGTACGTGAGAAGACTGGTGACGGTGATATTGATCTCCCATCTCTTGGCATTGGAGGTGGAGATGATGACGCCGGAAGTGCTGGAGGGGGAAGCTCCGGCAGTGGTTCTTCCTCCATGGGAGCTGTAAGTGCTGGAGGTGGTAGCTCCGGCGGTGGTGCCTCCTCCTTGGGAGCTGGAAGCGCTGGAGGTGGAAGCTCTGGCGGTGGTACCTCCTCCATGGGAGCTGGAAGCGCTGGAGATGGAAGCTCTGGAAGTGGTTCTCCCTACCCCGGAGCTGGAGGGACTGGAGGTGGTAGCTCAGGCAGTGGTTCTTCCACCATGGGAGCTGGAAACACTGGTATGGGAGATGGAAGTACTGGTGGCAGTGGAAATCCATCCTCCGACAGTGGTACTCCGTCTAGTGAAACTGGAAGTCATGCTGGCGGTGGAGGCGGTAGCCCGGGTGGAAGCCCAACTGATAGCTCAACTGCAGGAGGAGGAAGTTCCATGGGTGGTGGTGGAAGCTCTAGTGATACCGGAAGTACAACTGGTGCCGGGGGTGGAAGTTCTGGTGATACCGGAAGTACAACTGGTGCTGCTGGTGGAAGCTCTGGTGATGCCGGAAGTATAACTGGTGCTGCTGGTGGAAGCTCTGGTGATACTGGAAGTACAACTGGTGCCGGGGGTGGAAGCTCTGGTGATACCGGAAGTACAACTGGTGCTGCTGGTGGAAGCTCTGGTGATACCGGAAGTACAACTGGTGCTGCTGGTGGAAGCTCTGGTGATACCGGAAGTACAACTGGTGCTGCTGGTGGAAGCTCTGGTGATACCGGAAGTACAACTGGTGCCACTGGTGGAAGCTCTGGTGATACCGGAAGTACAACTGGTGTCGGAGGTGGAAGCTCTGGTGATACCGGAAGTACAACTGGTGCTGGGGGTGGAAGCTCTGGTGATACCGGAAGTACAACTGGTGCTACTGGTGGAAGCTCTGGTGATACCGGAAGTACAATGGGTGCCGAGGGTGGAAGCTCTAGTGATACCGGAAGTACAACTGGTGTCGGGGGTGGAAGCTCTGGTGCCGGGGGTGGAAGCTCTGGTGATACCAGAAGTACAACTGGTGCTGCTGGTGGAAGCTCTGGTGATACCGGAAGTACAATGGGTGCCGAGGGTGGAAGCTCTGGTGATACCGGAAGTACAACTGGTGCCGGGGGTGGAAGCTCTGGTGATACCGGAAGTACAACTGGTGCTGGTGGTAGAAGCTCTGGTGATACCGGAAGTACAACTGGTGCAGGAGGTGGAAGCTCAGGTGATACCAAAAGTACAACTGGTGCTGCTGGTGGAAGCTCTGGTGATACCGGAAGTACAACGGGTGCCGGGGGTGGAAGCTCTGGTGATACCGGAAGTACAACTGGTGCCGGTGGTGGAAGTGGCAGCGGTGGAACCTCTGCTGGTGGCGCAAGTGGAAGTCCAACTGATGATAGCTCAGGCTCAGGTGAAAGTGCTGGTGGTGAAACCTCTGGTGCTGGTGGTTCAAGCGGAAATACATCCAATATGTCTACGGAAGAATCAAGTTCTATGGGTGGTGGAAAGTCTTCTAAGGACAGTAAAATCGCCACTGGTGGAAACGCCAGTGAGGAAAGCACTTCCGGAGGTGCAAGTGGAGGTTCAACTAAAACCACCGCCGCAGGAGAAAGGTCCATGAATAATGGAGATTCTTACTCAGATTCTACAGGTGGAAACACCATGGGGAGTCCCACCGGGAGTCCTTCTGGTAGAGGTGGGAGCTCTTTCACCGGAAGTGAAACTGGAAGCTCATCTTACCAAGCTGGAGGAGCATCCGCAGGTGGGCCGAGTGGAAGTACAACTGATAGCTCAGCTGCAGGAGCAAATTCAATGAATAGTGGATATTCTGCTAAAGGAAGCTCCACAACAAGTGCCCAAGGAAGTACACAGGGTGGTTCAGGTTTAGCTGAAGGAGCCTCCGAAGGCAAATCTTTCAAAGGAAAAACTGGCTCTACGAGGTATGAAGGTTCTTCCAACTATCAAAAGACGCACTCAAAATCCTTAGACAAAAGCTCCTTCAGCCATTCCTCAGAAGACAAAAGCTCCGGCAACGTCTAA